Genomic segment of Desulfitobacterium chlororespirans DSM 11544:
CGGACAAAAGTCCGCGGCGCCCCCAGATGCTTCGCCAGTAAAGCGATCAGAAGATTGAGCTTATCATCATCAGTCAGGCACATGACCGCGTCCGCTTCTCCTACCCCTTCTTCCGTTAATAAATCAATATCCGTTCCTTCCCCGCATAAAACCAAGCCCTCATCCAGGGTTTCCGCCAGTTCCTGGCAGCGTTCCAGATCCTTATCGATGATCTTCACGGATATGTCGGACTTTTCCAGGATCATGGCCAAATGGCGGCCGATTCTGCCGGCCCCAATAATCAGGACACGTTCTACTTTCGACTTTCTGACCGTAAAATGATCTTCAAGCTTCTTGATTGCGGATACTTCCCCGACAAAGAAAGCACAATCATTGGGTAAAAGCATATCCGAGCCATGAGGAATCAACATACGGCCATTTCTTAAAATACCCGCCACCAGGGTATGGGAGGGTAAGGTCAATTGGGTTAAAGATGTGTTAATCAGCTTCGAGTCAGAAGGCATTTTTACTTCGATCATCCTTACCCGGTCTCCGGCAAAGTCTTCCACATCCAAAGCGGAAGGGGTGAGAAGAATACGTTTTATTTCCAGGGCGGTGACCATCTCCGGATTGATAGTCAGGTCGATCCCCAAAGCTTCATTAAATTTAATCTTATCCTTTTCAGCATACTCCTGATTTCTGACCCGGGCAATGGTCCGTTTAATTCCCACTTGCTTAGCCGCCATGCAGGCAATCATATTAACCTC
This window contains:
- the trkA gene encoding Trk system potassium transporter TrkA; protein product: MRVVIVGAGKVGYSLAQYLTQEDHEVIVVEENEERRAIVQNTLDVMTIPGNGASPRVLLDPEVRKADLMIAVTDMDEVNMIACMAAKQVGIKRTIARVRNQEYAEKDKIKFNEALGIDLTINPEMVTALEIKRILLTPSALDVEDFAGDRVRMIEVKMPSDSKLINTSLTQLTLPSHTLVAGILRNGRMLIPHGSDMLLPNDCAFFVGEVSAIKKLEDHFTVRKSKVERVLIIGAGRIGRHLAMILEKSDISVKIIDKDLERCQELAETLDEGLVLCGEGTDIDLLTEEGVGEADAVMCLTDDDKLNLLIALLAKHLGAPRTFVRVGRPDYIALMEKVGVDVVLSPRILTAGVILRYVRRSDVVSVSLLEGAKAEAMEIIIPASSPVTHKKLRDAKLPRNSLIGSIVRDEEIIIPNGDTVLKPGDRVIVFALPDTVPTVVRLFENKLESK